One window of Mixophyes fleayi isolate aMixFle1 chromosome 3, aMixFle1.hap1, whole genome shotgun sequence genomic DNA carries:
- the P2RY12 gene encoding P2Y purinoceptor 12: MEYSGFRDVIADTKLHNITYSASNVTCSRDNHINQVLFPVLYSILFIAGTIMNGLAITVFFQLPSKSNFIIFLKNSVISDSLMIMTFPFKILGDTRLGLWPVRGFACRYTSVVFYFTMYISIIFLGLITLDRYQRTVRPFSNSCTTNLLSVKILSAAIWIIMFSLSLPNMIFTNKAGTSETVRHCANLKSDFGLIWHEIVNFICQIIFWVTFAFVVVCYLLITKKLFQSFKRTRREQTESRKRVNVKVFIIIGVFFICFVPYHFARIPYTISQTRDVFRCWAQNTLFYAKESTLFFSSLNACLNPFIYFFLCRSFRNSLVTMWKRKQACLSSYTRRRATKRYNIRDAETNI, encoded by the exons ATGGAATATTCAG GATTTAGAGACGTTATAGCAGACACTAAACTACACAACATTACTTATAGTGCTAGTAATGTGACATGTTCTAGAGATAACCATATCAACCAAGTGCTCTTCCCTGTGCTCTACTCAATTTTATTCATCGCTGGGACTATTATGAACGGCTTAGCAATTACTGTGTTTTTCCAGTTGCCAAGTAAATCCAACTTCATCATTTTCCTGAAAAACTCTGTTATATCTGATTCTCTAATGATCATGACATTTCCATTCAAGATTCTAGGTGATACGAGACTTGGACTTTGGCCAGTGAGGGGCTTTGCTTGTCGATACACCTCAGTTGTGTTCTATTTTACCATGTACATCAGCATTATTTTCCTTGGACTTATAACTCTTGATCGCTATCAGAGAACTGTCAGACCGTTCAGCAACTCTTGTACGACAAACCTACTTTCAGTCAAGATCTTGTCGGCCGCCATATGGATAATTATGTTTTCCCTCTCACTACCCAATATGATTTTTACCAACAAGGCTGGAACATCAGAAACCGTAAGACACTGTGCAAacctcaagtctgattttggctTGATTTGGCATGAAATTGTGAATTTCATATGCCAGATAATCTTCTGGGTAACTTTTGCCTTTGTAGTGGTCTGTTATCTCCTTATAACCAAAAAGCTGTTCCAGTCATTCAAAAGAACTAGAAGAGAACAAACAGAATCCAGAAAAAGAGTGAACGTGAAAGTGTTTATTATAATTGGCGTATTCTTCATTTGCTTTGTCCCATACCACTTTGCTAGGATTCCATATACAATAAGTCAAACCCGAGATGTGTTCAGGTGCTGGGCTCAGAACACACTTTTTTATGCCAAAgagagcaccctgtttttttcaTCCTTAAACGCCTGTCTGAACCCTTTCATCTACTTTTTCCTCTGCAGATCATTCAGAAACTCACTGGTTACTATGTGGAAAAGAAAGCAGGCCTGTCTCTCTTCATACACAAGAAGGAGAGCTACAAAGCGATATAACATAAGAGATGCAGAAACAAATATTTAG